A region of the Streptomyces durocortorensis genome:
CGCGGATCTCCTCGGTGACCCGCAGTTGTTCGCCGGAGGACACGATCACCCGCAGTCCTCGCGGGGCGGTGCCGAGTGCCCCGTACGCCTCGGCGAGCTGTTGCAGGGCCACGTACGGCAGGAAGATACGTGCCGCCCCGCTCTCGTCGAGCAGCTTCAGCAGCAGCCTCATGTCCCGTCGTTCGTCCTCGGTGATCAGGCGCAGGGTGCCTCCTGAACAGAGCGTGGAGTAGATCTCCTGGAAGGAGACGTCGAAGCTGAGGGGTGCGTACTGGACGGTGGTCCGCCCGGCGGCCGCGCTCGCGGCCCGAATCTGCCAGCCGGTCAGGTTGGCGAGCGAGCGGTGCGGCATCACGACGCCCTTGGGGTGGCCGGTGGAGCCGGAGGTGAACAGGATGTACGCGGTGCTGTCGAGGCCGACCGTCCCCGGCAGTACGCTCGGCGGTTCCGCGTCCGCGTCCGTGCCCTGGTACGCCGTGCCGAAGAGCGACTCGGCGCTCAGGAGCAGGTCCGGGTCCGGCAGCAGTCGGGCGTCCTCGGTGCCGGCGATGATCCGGAAGGGTTCGGCCTGCTCGACCATGGCGGCGAGCCGGGCCGGGGGGTAGGCGGTGTCCAGCGGGACGCAGGCGGCGCCCGCCTTGGCGGTGCCGACGATGGCGGCGACGGTCTCCGGCGAGCGGCCCATGGCGATGCCGACGCGCGCGCCGGGACGGGCGCCGAGGGCGAGCAGCCTGCGGGCCACCCGCTCGGCCTGCTCCCGGAGTTGGCGGTAGGTCCAGGTCCGGTCGCCGGTGGTGACGGCGGGTGCGTCGGGGGTGCGGTCGGCCTGCCGGTCGAAGAGTTGGACGACGTCCTCGGTGTACGCCGTGCCGTCCTGGTCCCCGTCGTGCCGGGGGCGCGGTGGCCGTCCGGCCAGGGAGGCGAGGTCGGGCTTCTCCTCGGGCCGGGTGACGAGCCGGCGCAGCACCTCGCTGTAGGTGTCGGCGAACAGCTCGGCCTGGGCGGGGGTGATGCTGCGGCCGTCGCCGTCGATGCGCAGTCCGAGCGTGCCGTCCACGGGGTGCAGGAAGGCGTTGACGAGGAGCTGGAAGTCGGTCTCCTCCCAGGTCGTGAACTGCTCCAGGTGGACGTCGGGCAGGCGCAGTACGTCGGTGAGCGTGTGGAAGTGGACGTAGTTGAACGCGGTGTGGAGCACCGGGCTTCCGCCCTGGTCGGTCTGCATCGCGCTCAGCGGGTAGCGCTGGTGGGGGCGGCCTGCGGTCTCCTGCCGGAACAGGTCCCGGGCCACGTCGATCCAGCCGGGCCCCGCGGTCGCGGGGGTGAAGCGCACGGGGACGGTGTTGAGGAAGAGGCCCACCATGCGGTCGGCGTCGGCGCGTTCGGGCCGTCCGTGGGTGATCACGCCGGTGGTGAAGTCGTCGGCGCCGGAGAAGAGGCGCAGGGTGAGGCAGTGCGCGGCGAGCAGCACGGACTTCACGGGCAGGGCGTGCTCCTTGGCCACCGCGCGGGTCCGGCGGGTGAGGTCGTCGGGCAGGACCGTGCGGTGGGCCACGTGGGTGGCCCCGCCCGGGGGTTCGTACGTTCCGAAGCCGTCGAGCCGCAGGGCGTGCGCGCCCGCGATCCGGCGCCGCCAGTGTGCACGGGCGGCGGGGTCCGCCTCTGATTCCCGTTCTTCTCGCACGTGGTGGGCCGGGGTGGGCAGTTCGCTGTCGGGAACGGCGGCGGTGTCCGCGCCGAGGTGGTGCAGGTAGTCCTGGAGGAGCTCCCGCAGCAGGTTGGCGACGCTGCCTCCGTCGAGCAGCGCGTGGTGGAAGCTGAGCACCAGGTCGACCGCGTCGTCGCGGACATGGGCGCGGAACAGGTGGAGCGGTGCCCGCTCGAAGACGTAGCGGTGGAAGCGGCGTTCCTCGATGTGCCGGGCGATCTCGGCTTCCGCCTCGTCGTGGGCGCGTCCCCGCAGGTCGGCGATGTCCAGGCCGCCCGGCGCGCTCGCGTGCACGATCTGCATCGGCTCGCTGAGGCCGCCGAGGTCGAAGGAGGAGCGCAGAGCGGGGTGGCGGGCCACGAGGCGTTCGAAGGCGTCGCGGAAGTGTGTCTCGTTCCAGTCCATGACCAGGCGGTAGCGGAAGACGTCGTGGTAGACGGCGGAGTGCTCGTCCCGGCGGCTGTGGTAGGCGAGCCCCAGTTGGAGCCGGGTCAGCGGGAAGGCGTCGACGGCTCCTTCGAGGCGGGCCCGGTCGACGTGGGAGACGAGGGCGAAGGGAGGCAGCTGGGCCTTGGGGGCCGAGGTCTCGGTGCTGTGCGCCGCGAGCCGCGCGACGGTGGGGTGCTGTACGAGGTCGTCGAGGGAGAAGTGGAGGCCCTTCTGTTCGGCGAGCGCGCGGATGCGGAGCATCAGGAGCGAGTCGCCGCCCAGGGCGTGGTAGTCGTCGTGGATGCCGACCCGGGGTGCCTGGAGCACCTCGGCCCAGACGCCCGCGAGCAGCTTCTCGGCCGGGGTGCGGGGTGCCGCGCCCGGGGGTCCGGGCGGGGCTGTGTCGGGTGCGGGGAGCCTGCGGCGGTCCAGCTTGCCGTTCGGGGTGAGCGGGATGGTGTCGATACGCTGGAAGTGGGCCGGGATCATGGCCTCGGGGAGGGTTCCCGCCAGCCGGTCGCGCAGGAGGGCGGCGCTCAGGTCGTCCTCGGCGACGTAGTAGCCCGCCAGGAACACGCCGCGCCCGGGAGCGGTGCGGTCCACGACTGCGGCGTCCCGCACCCCGGGTATGCGGCACAGGGCGTCCTGGACCTCACCCGGCTCGATGCGGTGGCCGCGTATCTTGACCTGCCCGTCGATCCGGCCGAGGTACTCCAGGGTGCCGTCGGCGAGCCAGCGCGCGAGGTCGCCCGTGCGGTAGAGGCGGCCGCCGTCGACGAAGGGCGCGTCGGTGAACTTCTCCCGGGTCAGTTCGGGCCGGTTCAGATAGCCGCGGGCCACGCCGACGCCGCCGACGCACAGCTCGCCGGGGACGCCGACGGGCTGCGGTTCACCGGACCGGTCCAGGACGTACAGCTCGATGTTGTCGATGGGGCGGCCGATGGGGACCCGGGTGACGGGTGCGCCGTCCGGTGGGGCGCAGGTGTACGCGGAGACATCGACGGTGGCTTCGGTCGGGCCGTACAGGTTGACCAGGCGGGGTGCGCCGCCGGAGCCGAAGACCCGGTGGAACTGCTCCACGCGGCCGGGTGACAGGGCCTCGCCGCTGCAGAAGACGTGCCGCAGCGTCCCGGCCGCGGGAAGCAGTCCGGGCGACTCCTCCAGCAGGTCCAGGAACGGTCCGAGCATGGAGGGGACGAAGTGCAGGACGGTGACCTGCCGTTGGCCGACCGCGCGCAGGATCTGCCGCGGGTCCTTCTCGCCGCCCGGCGGCAGCAGCGCGACGGACGCTCCCTCCAGGGCCCACCAGAACAGCTCCCACACCGATACGTCGAAGGAGATCGGGGTCTTCTGCAGCAGCACGTCGTCCGCGCCGACCGGGAAGGTCCGCTGCATCCAGGCCAGGCGGTTCACCACGGAGCGGTGCTCGACCATGACGCCCTTGGGCCGGCCGGTGGAGCCGGAGGTGTAGATGACGTAGGCGAGGTCGCGTGGGCCCGCCTCGGCCCGTACCGGGGCGGTGGGGCCGTGCAGCAGTTCGCCGACCGGGCAGAGCACTGTGCCATCGGGCACCGGTACGGGCGGGGCCGCCGAGTCCGTCACGACGGCCCTGGCCGCGCTGTCCTCGATGATGAAGGCGATGCGCTGCTCGGGGTGTCCCGGGTCCACCGGGACGTAGGCCGCGCCGGACTTGAGGATGCCGAGGACGGCGGGGAGCAGGTGCGGGCCGCGTTCCATGAGGACGGCGACCCGGTCGCCCGTCCGTATGCCGCGGGCACGCAGGGACCGCGCGACCTGGTTGGCCCGGGCCTCGAGTTCGGCGTAGCCGATCGGTTCCTCGCCGTCGGCGGCGAAGACGGCGGCCCTGGAGGGTGCGCGGACGGCCTGTTCCTCGAAGAGTGCGTGCAGGGTCGTGTCGTCGGCGAACGGGATCCGGGGGCCGCGGGCGAGGCGCCGCAGCTCGTCCTGTTCGCGTTCGCCGGTCATCACCAGTTCGTTCGCCGGTCGTTCCGGCTTGGCGAGGCCGTTGGCGATCAGGGACGTGAGGTGCTCGACGAGTGAGGTGATGGGCAGATCGTCGTCGAACACGTCGGTGGCGTAGCGCAGTTCGACCTGGAGGTCCGCACTGCCGCGGGTGGTGACGATACTGACGACCAGCGCCTCGTCCTGGTGCGGCGGCGCGGTGAACCTCACTCCCCCGCGTACCACGCCCGTCACCTCCAGCGGTTTGCGCAGGGTCATGTAGGTCAGGGTGACGTCGAAGAGCCGTCGTTCCCGGGACCCGTCGGCGGGCAGCTCCCGCAGTACGTCCCCGACGGGCAGCCGCTGGTGCTGCGTCAGCAGACCGGCCGACTCCCGCACATCGGCGGCGATGGCCAGGAGGGACTTCCCGTCGGGCACCTCGATGCGCAGCGGCAGCGTGTTGGCGTACTGCGCGACGGTGGTCAGCTCGGTCCTGGTGCGCCGGTTGAGCAGGGGTATGCCGATCACCGCCTGCTCGGTGCGGTGCACCCGGGCGAGCCAGGCGCCGAGTGCGGCGGCGAAGAAGGGGAAGGGGGCGCTGCCGTGCTCCTTGAGGGTGTCGGCCACCTCGCCGGGGAGCGTGAAGGTGTGGAAGCCGAAGGCGGGAGTGCCTTCCTGCCGTCGGCGGGGGAAGCAGTGGAGGTCGGTCGCCGCGAGTTCGGCACGGTGGAAGGCCCGGTCGTCCGCCTCCTCCCGGGAGCCGAAGTAGGTGTCCCGGCCGGTGACGGCGGTCAGCGCCGAGGGGGCGGGGGGCCGGTCCCGGGGTTCCTGGCCCCGGGAGAGGCGGGCGTAGTCCTCCAGCACTTCGGTGTGCAGGATCTCCGCGCCCCGCCCGTCGAGGAGCAGGTGGTGCGCCTTCAGGAAGAGGTGGAGCACCTGCTCGCTCTCGCGCAGCAGCACCGCGTGGAAGAGCCGCCGGTCCCGCAGCTCGAACGGGACGGCCATGGCCCGCTCGCGCCAGGTCCGGCACGCGGCGGCGGGGTCGGGCTCGGCGGAGAGGTCGACCAGGTCGACGGCGGGCTCGCCGTCGACCGTCAGCGTGTCGGCGAGCCACTGCCGGGGCACGCCGTCGAACTCGTCGAACCGGAGGCGGAAGGTGTCGTGCCGCGCCAGTGCACGGGCGAAGCAGGTACGCAGCAGTTCGCCGTCCAGGGCGCCCGTGAACCGCTCGAAGACGGCTCCGTTGAACTGGGGGCTGCCCGGTGTCCGGGATTCCGCGAGCCAGATGTCCCGCTGGTACGGAGACAGCTGCACGTTCTCAGCGCTGATGAGCTTGTCCGTTCGTGAGCGGGTGCCCTGCCGGGCACACCGAAGGCGTCCGGGCGCGGATCGGCCCGGTCCTCGGACAGGCCCTAGGAGGCCTGGCTGCCTCGTGGGCGGAACACCGGGGCGACCGCGGCGGCGGCCACGGCTCCGATGGCGCAGGCGAGGAAGACCTGCAGATACCCCTCGGCATCGAGGACGTTGTGGCGTTCGATGATGGCGGCGAGGGCGGCGATGCCGAGGGCTCCGCCGACCTGGCGCGTCGTCATGAGCAGGCCGGTGCCGGAGGCGAAGCGCTGCGGCTGGAGCGAGGCGGTGGCCGCGTTGGAGATGGCGGTCAGCGCGGCGCCGATGCCGAGGCCGGCGACGATGCCGATGGGGAGCCAGAGCGCCAGGTAGGCGCGCTCGGCGTCGAGGAGCAGGTACATCGCGGCGCACGAGGCGCCGAAGAGCGTGGAGCCCACGGCGAGCGCGGCCCACTGGGCGCGGGGGCCGACCCGGCGTCCCACCACGATGGCGCCGACGGCGGCGCTGAAGGCTCCGGGGGTGACCGCCAGGCCCGCCTTGAGCTCCGAGTAGCCCCAGACGGCGTTGAGGAAGAGGAGGGTGCTGAGGAGGTAGGCGTACATGGCCGCGCCGAAGAGCAGCGAGGAGACGTTGGTGGCGGCGAAGACGCGGTTGCGCCACAGGTCCCACTCGATGGCGGGTGCGGGGTGGCGCCTGGAGAGCAGCAGTGCGGTCACGACGAGCACGGCGCCGCCGGTCATCAGGGCGAGGACCCTGCCGCTGCCCCAGCCCCATTCCGTTCCCTGGGTGACGCCGAAGACGACGCCGCCGATGCCGAGGGCGAGGGCGAGGGTGCCCACCGGGTCGGGGTAGCGGCGGCCGCTCGGTGTATCGGCCGCGAGCCGGGCCGCGATCACGACGATGGCCAGGCCGATCGGCAGGTTGATCAGGAAGACGCTGCGCCAGCCCCATACGTCCACGAGCAGCCCGCCGAGGCTCGGTCCCACGGCAGCGGCCATGCTGCCGACCGCTCCCCAGACCCCGACGGCGATCTGGCGGCGGGCCGGGGGGGTGTGCTGGAGCACCAGTCCGAGTGCGGAGGGGATCATCCCTGCGGCCGCCACTCCTTGCAGGGCGCGGGCGGCGACGAGCATCGGCACGTCGACGGCGAGGCCGCTCAGTACCGAGGCGAGGGTGAACAGGGCTGTGGACCAGAGGAAGAGCTTCTTGCGTCCGATGACGTCGGCGACCCGGCCCGCGACGGCGAGCAGCGCGGCGAACACCACGGTGTAGGAGGTGACGACCCAGGTCAGCTGGGACAGGGAGGCGTCGGGGAAGTCGACGCGCAGGTCGGAGAAGGCGATGTTCACGACCGTGGTGTCCAGCACCGCGAGGAAGGTCGCGCCGGAGGCGACGAACAGTGCCAGCTTCGCGGCGGGTGAGGCACCCGAGGAGCCCTGCGGCCGCTGCCCGTCGGCCGGTGCCGCGTCGTCCGCCGGGTTCGCCCCGGCCGACTGCGGTGAAGCGGTGGTCATGCGTAGCCCCTTCGTCAGTGGGTCCACGGCTTGGACCCGGGGATGAATATAAACGATCGTGCGTGCATTTAAAGGGGCGAGCGAGGGGCAGGTCCGTGGTGCGCGGGTGTTGATGGGGCTCCCTCCCCCGGCGAGGACAGACCGCCCTCACCGGGGGGGGGCGAGCGCCTGTCTACGGGGTGTCGGACATGCTCTGGCGCGGGGCGTAGTGCCGCAGCGCCCGTGCCGTCAGTTCCTCGGCGGCGCCGGTGTATCCGGCCGGGTCGAGCAGCCGCTCCAGGTCCCGTACGCCGAACCGCTCGGCGATCACGTCCTCACTCAGGAGGACCTCGGCGAGCGGCAGGCCCGAGGCGGCCGCCGTGCGCGCGGCCCGGCTGATGACGTCCTTCGCGGCGGCCTTGCCGAGCACGGGTGCCAGGACGGCCGCCAGCCGCTCCGAGACGATCAGGCCACCGGTCAGGTCCAGGTTGGCCCGCATGCGCCCGGGCGAGACCTCCAGACCGGCCACCAGCTCGCGTGCGGTGTGCGCGGCCCCTCCGGCGAGCCGCAGACACTCCCGCAGCGGCTGCCATTCGGCGTGCCAGGCGCCGGCCGAGCGCTCGTCCTCGGACAGCATCGTCTGCGCCAGCACACCGGCGTACGCGGGTACTTGCAGGGCCGCCGAGCGGATCAGCGTGGCGAGGGCGGGGTTGCGTTTCTGCGGCATCGCCGACGAGACCCCCCGGCCCGCCGCGGCGGGCTCCGCGAGCTCGGCGGTCTCGGTCCGGGCGAGCGACTGGACGTCCACGGCGATCTTCCCCAGCACGCCGGTGGCCAGGGCCAGTTCGGCGCCCAGCGCGGCGATGGGGGCGCGGTGGCTGTGCCAGGGCAGGGCCGGGGCGGACAGACCCGTCTCCGCGGCGAACCGCTCGGCCAGCCGGGCCGCGTAGCCCTCGGCCGCGGTCTCCTGCCGCGCTTCGCGGTGCAGCCGTTCGTATTCGACGTAGCCCGCCAGCGTGCCCGCCGCGCCGCCGAGTTGGACGACCAGGCCGTCGGACCTGAGCCGGCGCAGCCGCTCCCTCGTGTCGCAGACCGCCGCCAGCCAGCCCGCCGCCTTGAGGCCGAAGGTCGTGGGGACCGCGTGGAGCGCCAGCGTGCGCCCGGCCATGAGCGTCTGCCGGTGCTCGTCGGCCAGCGTCCGCAGGGACGCGGCGATGCCGTCCAGATCCGCCGCCAGGAAGTCCAGGGTCCGTCCGGCGACCAGCATCAGCGCGGTGTCGAAGATGTCCTGGCTGGTCGAGCCACGGTGGACGTAGTCGGCGGCGTCGGGGGCCTTGGCCGCCACCAGGGCGGTGAACGCCTGGACCACGGCCACCACCGGGTTGGCCGCGCCCCGGCTGAGCACGGCGATCTCCCGCAGGTCCAGCCGCTCGGCACGGGCCAGCTCGGTGATCGCCTCTGCCGCTGCGCCGGGTACGTTGCCGAGGCCCGCCTGGGCCCGTACCAGCGCGGCCTCCGCGTCGAGCAGCGCCTGGAGCCAGGCTCCGTCGGACGTGGCCGCCTCCGCCGGGGTTCCGGCCCGCACCGGGCTCAGCAGCCCGGCGTCGATGGTGTCAGCGGCGTGTGCGGGCGGGG
Encoded here:
- a CDS encoding non-ribosomal peptide synthetase — encoded protein: MQLSPYQRDIWLAESRTPGSPQFNGAVFERFTGALDGELLRTCFARALARHDTFRLRFDEFDGVPRQWLADTLTVDGEPAVDLVDLSAEPDPAAACRTWRERAMAVPFELRDRRLFHAVLLRESEQVLHLFLKAHHLLLDGRGAEILHTEVLEDYARLSRGQEPRDRPPAPSALTAVTGRDTYFGSREEADDRAFHRAELAATDLHCFPRRRQEGTPAFGFHTFTLPGEVADTLKEHGSAPFPFFAAALGAWLARVHRTEQAVIGIPLLNRRTRTELTTVAQYANTLPLRIEVPDGKSLLAIAADVRESAGLLTQHQRLPVGDVLRELPADGSRERRLFDVTLTYMTLRKPLEVTGVVRGGVRFTAPPHQDEALVVSIVTTRGSADLQVELRYATDVFDDDLPITSLVEHLTSLIANGLAKPERPANELVMTGEREQDELRRLARGPRIPFADDTTLHALFEEQAVRAPSRAAVFAADGEEPIGYAELEARANQVARSLRARGIRTGDRVAVLMERGPHLLPAVLGILKSGAAYVPVDPGHPEQRIAFIIEDSAARAVVTDSAAPPVPVPDGTVLCPVGELLHGPTAPVRAEAGPRDLAYVIYTSGSTGRPKGVMVEHRSVVNRLAWMQRTFPVGADDVLLQKTPISFDVSVWELFWWALEGASVALLPPGGEKDPRQILRAVGQRQVTVLHFVPSMLGPFLDLLEESPGLLPAAGTLRHVFCSGEALSPGRVEQFHRVFGSGGAPRLVNLYGPTEATVDVSAYTCAPPDGAPVTRVPIGRPIDNIELYVLDRSGEPQPVGVPGELCVGGVGVARGYLNRPELTREKFTDAPFVDGGRLYRTGDLARWLADGTLEYLGRIDGQVKIRGHRIEPGEVQDALCRIPGVRDAAVVDRTAPGRGVFLAGYYVAEDDLSAALLRDRLAGTLPEAMIPAHFQRIDTIPLTPNGKLDRRRLPAPDTAPPGPPGAAPRTPAEKLLAGVWAEVLQAPRVGIHDDYHALGGDSLLMLRIRALAEQKGLHFSLDDLVQHPTVARLAAHSTETSAPKAQLPPFALVSHVDRARLEGAVDAFPLTRLQLGLAYHSRRDEHSAVYHDVFRYRLVMDWNETHFRDAFERLVARHPALRSSFDLGGLSEPMQIVHASAPGGLDIADLRGRAHDEAEAEIARHIEERRFHRYVFERAPLHLFRAHVRDDAVDLVLSFHHALLDGGSVANLLRELLQDYLHHLGADTAAVPDSELPTPAHHVREERESEADPAARAHWRRRIAGAHALRLDGFGTYEPPGGATHVAHRTVLPDDLTRRTRAVAKEHALPVKSVLLAAHCLTLRLFSGADDFTTGVITHGRPERADADRMVGLFLNTVPVRFTPATAGPGWIDVARDLFRQETAGRPHQRYPLSAMQTDQGGSPVLHTAFNYVHFHTLTDVLRLPDVHLEQFTTWEETDFQLLVNAFLHPVDGTLGLRIDGDGRSITPAQAELFADTYSEVLRRLVTRPEEKPDLASLAGRPPRPRHDGDQDGTAYTEDVVQLFDRQADRTPDAPAVTTGDRTWTYRQLREQAERVARRLLALGARPGARVGIAMGRSPETVAAIVGTAKAGAACVPLDTAYPPARLAAMVEQAEPFRIIAGTEDARLLPDPDLLLSAESLFGTAYQGTDADAEPPSVLPGTVGLDSTAYILFTSGSTGHPKGVVMPHRSLANLTGWQIRAASAAAGRTTVQYAPLSFDVSFQEIYSTLCSGGTLRLITEDERRDMRLLLKLLDESGAARIFLPYVALQQLAEAYGALGTAPRGLRVIVSSGEQLRVTEEIRALVAALPGAILENQYGPTETHVVTRHTLSGDPAAFPALVPIGTPLPGAGAQVLDALGRPIPTGVLGELYLTGAALADGYLGAAAATAERFVRVEGPDGETTAYRTGDLGRVLPGGSLAYAGRSDTQAKIRGYRVEPAEAEIALVALAARHRDLDVRQAAVVARGTPQGQTVLAAFLVGDEEGTDLDLLTSELRTTLPEFMVPQHFTWLPALPLTPSGKRDDAALRALPPARRTAQDGQAPRDAYERTLAELLGELLGLDRIGIHDDIFALGATSLTTMRLVVLIEQRYGVSLPISGFIAAPTVAALAAKLRSGGAEIGFDPLVPIRREGDRPPLFLAHPMGGNVLCYLPLARHLPDDQPLYAFQAAGGDPGTEPLRTVPEIAESYIAAMRRVRPEGPYTIGGWSFGGFVAFEMARRLRASGAEVAAVILLDTVALGPVEERRAYTDEALLGWFFWELLLLGRGGDSPLETIPAELTSLDEKFDFIARVAADEGILPPDSKGSLVGRLFRVYESNWRATQDYEPGPATEGLTLIRATEPLPQVLRAMHEAGSTRHTDPANGWHTMTAGPVEVVHVPGDHLSIMEEPHVAHLARAVAEAARHTSDGTPHPTALPSPSRTAEKGH
- a CDS encoding DHA2 family efflux MFS transporter permease subunit, which encodes MTTASPQSAGANPADDAAPADGQRPQGSSGASPAAKLALFVASGATFLAVLDTTVVNIAFSDLRVDFPDASLSQLTWVVTSYTVVFAALLAVAGRVADVIGRKKLFLWSTALFTLASVLSGLAVDVPMLVAARALQGVAAAGMIPSALGLVLQHTPPARRQIAVGVWGAVGSMAAAVGPSLGGLLVDVWGWRSVFLINLPIGLAIVVIAARLAADTPSGRRYPDPVGTLALALGIGGVVFGVTQGTEWGWGSGRVLALMTGGAVLVVTALLLSRRHPAPAIEWDLWRNRVFAATNVSSLLFGAAMYAYLLSTLLFLNAVWGYSELKAGLAVTPGAFSAAVGAIVVGRRVGPRAQWAALAVGSTLFGASCAAMYLLLDAERAYLALWLPIGIVAGLGIGAALTAISNAATASLQPQRFASGTGLLMTTRQVGGALGIAALAAIIERHNVLDAEGYLQVFLACAIGAVAAAAVAPVFRPRGSQAS
- a CDS encoding class-II fumarase/aspartase family protein — protein: MNATTPPAHAADTIDAGLLSPVRAGTPAEAATSDGAWLQALLDAEAALVRAQAGLGNVPGAAAEAITELARAERLDLREIAVLSRGAANPVVAVVQAFTALVAAKAPDAADYVHRGSTSQDIFDTALMLVAGRTLDFLAADLDGIAASLRTLADEHRQTLMAGRTLALHAVPTTFGLKAAGWLAAVCDTRERLRRLRSDGLVVQLGGAAGTLAGYVEYERLHREARQETAAEGYAARLAERFAAETGLSAPALPWHSHRAPIAALGAELALATGVLGKIAVDVQSLARTETAELAEPAAAGRGVSSAMPQKRNPALATLIRSAALQVPAYAGVLAQTMLSEDERSAGAWHAEWQPLRECLRLAGGAAHTARELVAGLEVSPGRMRANLDLTGGLIVSERLAAVLAPVLGKAAAKDVISRAARTAAASGLPLAEVLLSEDVIAERFGVRDLERLLDPAGYTGAAEELTARALRHYAPRQSMSDTP